A section of the Pseudanabaena mucicola str. Chao 1806 genome encodes:
- a CDS encoding helicase HerA domain-containing protein translates to MDLQPLGIVVQGSLSDGLEVRLNGEISVEDMRVGKFLVVHGRHTRFFCILTDVTLGTASPRILMNPPDPENSFLTEILAGTGTFGTINLTPMLMFVPSNPFDLLTQRASSDRLKKTKRKKSPVYESVEEISDFQLLPVKTIPSHFSQVFDATERDFRIVFGWEDDPHKRNFAVGQPIDMPVPICLDLDRFVERSNGVFGKSGTGKSFLTRLLLSGIIRKQAAVNLIFDMHSEYGWEAATEGKRFSTVKGLRQLFPAQVQIYTLDPDSTRRRGVRDAQELYISYDQIDVEDLMLIRDELNLSEASLENAIILRNEFGKTWISRLLAMTNSEIQEFCEQKMGSKSSIMALQRKLTRLDDLKYLRQTCPENYIKRILDAIAAGKHIVIEFGSQSNLLSYMLATNIITRRIHHSYVQQAEKFLQTKNISDRPQQLTITIEEAHRFLAPNTARQTIFGTIAREMRKYFVTLLIVDQRPSGIDNEVMSQIGTRITALLNDEKDIDAIFTGVAGSGNLRTILSKLDSKQQALVLGHAVPMPVVVQTRPYDETFYREIGEVPWEEISTPEVLRVAEVAKADLGF, encoded by the coding sequence ATGGATTTGCAACCATTAGGCATTGTTGTTCAGGGTTCCTTAAGCGACGGTTTGGAAGTAAGGCTGAATGGTGAAATTTCAGTCGAAGATATGCGCGTCGGTAAGTTTTTGGTCGTGCATGGTAGGCATACGCGCTTTTTCTGCATTCTTACCGATGTCACCCTTGGTACTGCTAGTCCGCGCATTCTCATGAATCCGCCTGATCCTGAGAACTCTTTCTTAACTGAGATTTTGGCAGGAACAGGAACCTTTGGCACAATTAACTTAACGCCAATGTTAATGTTTGTCCCTTCTAATCCTTTTGATTTGCTAACGCAAAGGGCAAGTAGTGATCGCCTGAAAAAGACAAAGCGCAAAAAATCACCAGTTTATGAATCAGTAGAAGAAATCAGTGATTTTCAACTCCTGCCAGTAAAGACAATTCCCAGTCATTTCTCACAGGTATTTGATGCTACAGAGCGTGATTTTCGGATTGTATTTGGCTGGGAGGATGATCCACATAAGAGAAATTTTGCGGTCGGGCAGCCCATTGATATGCCTGTACCGATTTGTCTTGATCTTGATCGTTTTGTGGAAAGAAGTAACGGTGTATTTGGCAAATCTGGCACTGGTAAATCATTTTTAACTCGGCTATTGCTATCAGGCATCATTCGTAAACAAGCGGCGGTGAATCTGATTTTTGATATGCACTCGGAATATGGGTGGGAAGCGGCGACTGAAGGTAAAAGATTTAGTACGGTTAAGGGGTTACGGCAGCTATTTCCTGCACAGGTTCAGATTTATACCCTCGATCCTGACTCGACAAGGCGGCGCGGGGTGCGTGATGCACAGGAGCTTTACATTAGCTATGACCAAATTGATGTAGAAGACTTGATGCTAATTCGTGATGAGTTAAATCTCTCGGAAGCTAGTTTAGAAAATGCGATTATTCTGCGGAATGAATTTGGTAAGACTTGGATTTCACGATTGTTAGCGATGACTAATTCGGAAATTCAAGAATTTTGTGAGCAAAAAATGGGGAGTAAATCCTCGATCATGGCTCTCCAGCGTAAACTCACCCGCCTTGATGATCTCAAATATCTGCGTCAGACTTGCCCTGAAAATTATATTAAGCGGATTCTCGATGCGATCGCGGCGGGTAAACATATCGTGATTGAATTTGGCTCACAGTCCAATCTGCTCTCCTATATGTTGGCGACGAATATTATTACGCGGCGGATTCACCATTCCTATGTACAGCAAGCGGAAAAGTTTTTGCAGACAAAAAATATTAGCGATCGCCCACAACAGTTAACCATCACTATTGAAGAAGCGCATCGTTTTCTAGCTCCAAATACAGCTAGACAGACTATTTTCGGAACGATTGCCCGTGAGATGCGGAAATATTTTGTAACTTTGCTAATCGTCGATCAGCGTCCTTCAGGAATTGATAATGAAGTGATGTCACAGATTGGAACCCGAATTACAGCTTTGCTCAACGATGAGAAAGATATTGATGCGATTTTTACAGGTGTAGCGGGCAGTGGCAATTTGCGAACAATCTTATCAAAACTAGACTCTAAACAACAAGCATTAGTACTAGGTCATGCTGTACCGATGCCTGTCGTAGTGCAAACTCGTCCCTACGATGAAACTTTCTATCGTGAGATTGGCGAAGTTCCTTGGGAAGAAATTTCTACCCCGGAAGTTCTAAGAGTTGCGGAAGTTGCTAAGGCGGATTTGGGATTTTGA
- a CDS encoding RNA recognition motif domain-containing protein, which yields MSIYVGNLSYEVTQDHLKPVFEDYGKVTRVHFPTDRETGRARGFAFVEMSQDTEEDAAITALDGAEWMGRVLKVNKAKPRENNDSFSGGNRGGGGRGGYGKSSGGRY from the coding sequence ATGTCTATTTACGTTGGTAACTTGTCCTATGAAGTTACTCAAGACCATCTAAAGCCAGTGTTTGAAGACTACGGTAAGGTTACACGTGTTCATTTCCCTACTGATCGTGAAACTGGTCGTGCTCGCGGCTTTGCTTTTGTTGAAATGAGCCAAGACACCGAAGAAGATGCTGCAATCACAGCGTTGGACGGTGCTGAGTGGATGGGTCGCGTCCTCAAAGTTAACAAAGCTAAGCCTCGTGAGAATAATGACTCGTTTAGCGGTGGTAACAGAGGCGGCGGCGGTCGTGGCGGCTATGGTAAGTCTAGCGGCGGTCGTTACTAA